From Polynucleobacter sp. MWH-Braz-FAM2G, a single genomic window includes:
- the uvrC gene encoding excinuclease ABC subunit UvrC has protein sequence MSNSLFETLQKDVKRLPGLPGVYRFFDEAGHILYVGKARNLKKRVSSYFQRTQLSPRIELMVGKIARYETTVTRTETEALILENNLIKELAPPFNILFRDDKSYPYVMLTGHQFPRLASYRGKVDKRNHYFGPFPNSWAVRNSVQILQKVFRLRTCEDSVFKNRSRPCLLHQIHRCSAPCVGRLSVEQYGQDVAQATRFLEGDHSRVLSELEREMHKHSEAMEFEMAAVLRDRIADLSSVLQQQAMDAVAEGEGDVDIIAVAQMEGMVCVNLAMVRGGRHLGDRAYFPKGLRTTSGELPSPAEILEAFITQHYLEESAEDATGNLIPPVLVLNHALQSANDDLTQLNESPPEDLHELLNAQAGRKISFLHQPQGQRRHWLAMAEGNAKIALTKRLVETGGQLARARALADVLGLDLESLEQLRIECFDISHTSGEATQASCVVYAKNGMQSSEYRRFNIKDITPGDDYAAMRQVLHRRYANFQELPLEKIPQVILIDGGKGQVEMARQVLSEFGMDVGLIVGVAKGEGRKVGLETLIFADGRPALELGIDSAALLLVAQIRDEAHRFAITGMRAKRAKARTISRLEEIEGIGAKRRQKLLARFGGLRGVANASIEEIASVEGVSLTLAEQIYRQLH, from the coding sequence ATGAGCAATTCGCTTTTCGAAACCCTTCAAAAGGATGTTAAACGGCTACCCGGTTTGCCGGGGGTGTATCGCTTTTTTGATGAAGCAGGACATATTCTGTATGTAGGCAAAGCACGTAACCTTAAAAAGCGTGTCTCAAGTTATTTTCAGCGTACCCAGTTGTCACCGCGTATTGAACTGATGGTGGGCAAAATTGCTCGCTATGAAACTACGGTAACACGAACTGAAACTGAAGCCCTCATTCTAGAGAACAATCTCATCAAAGAGTTGGCTCCCCCATTTAATATTTTGTTTCGTGATGACAAGTCATACCCTTATGTAATGTTGACCGGGCATCAATTTCCAAGATTAGCTTCATATCGTGGAAAGGTAGATAAGCGCAATCATTACTTTGGACCCTTTCCCAATAGTTGGGCGGTACGAAATAGCGTGCAAATACTGCAAAAAGTATTTCGACTAAGAACCTGTGAAGATTCTGTATTCAAGAATCGTAGCCGTCCTTGTCTTTTGCATCAAATACATCGCTGTAGCGCTCCTTGTGTTGGTCGCTTGAGTGTTGAACAGTACGGTCAAGATGTCGCGCAAGCTACACGATTTTTGGAAGGCGATCATAGTCGAGTTCTCTCAGAGCTTGAAAGGGAAATGCACAAGCATAGCGAGGCGATGGAGTTTGAAATGGCCGCAGTATTACGTGATCGGATCGCAGATCTGTCTAGCGTTCTACAACAGCAGGCTATGGATGCGGTTGCTGAAGGCGAGGGGGATGTGGACATCATCGCTGTGGCGCAGATGGAAGGGATGGTTTGTGTCAATCTCGCAATGGTTCGTGGCGGACGTCACTTGGGGGATAGGGCTTATTTCCCTAAAGGATTACGTACTACCTCTGGTGAACTGCCGTCCCCCGCGGAAATATTAGAAGCCTTTATTACCCAGCATTATCTTGAGGAGAGTGCTGAAGATGCGACAGGTAATTTAATTCCGCCTGTATTGGTTTTAAATCATGCCTTGCAATCAGCAAATGATGATCTCACCCAGCTGAATGAATCACCGCCAGAAGATTTGCATGAGCTATTAAATGCTCAGGCGGGTAGAAAAATTTCCTTCTTGCATCAACCTCAAGGGCAAAGACGCCACTGGCTTGCAATGGCTGAGGGTAATGCAAAGATTGCCCTTACTAAAAGGCTGGTAGAAACCGGAGGTCAATTGGCCAGGGCGCGCGCTTTGGCTGATGTTTTAGGTTTAGATTTAGAAAGCCTTGAGCAACTTCGAATTGAATGTTTTGATATCAGTCATACCTCTGGCGAAGCTACTCAAGCATCATGCGTGGTGTATGCCAAGAATGGAATGCAGTCGAGTGAGTATCGACGCTTTAACATCAAGGACATTACTCCAGGTGATGACTATGCCGCTATGCGTCAAGTATTGCATCGACGTTATGCTAATTTTCAAGAGCTTCCATTAGAAAAAATTCCACAAGTCATTCTGATTGATGGTGGCAAGGGTCAAGTAGAAATGGCGCGTCAGGTTCTTTCTGAGTTCGGAATGGATGTGGGCTTGATTGTTGGTGTAGCTAAAGGTGAGGGGCGCAAAGTGGGTCTAGAAACCCTCATTTTTGCCGATGGCCGGCCTGCTCTAGAGTTGGGGATTGATAGCGCTGCTTTGCTATTGGTGGCTCAAATTCGAGATGAAGCGCATCGCTTTGCGATTACAGGCATGCGAGCAAAAAGGGCTAAAGCGAGAACGATTTCGCGCCTTGAGGAGATCGAGGGAATTGGTGCCAAGCGCCGTCAAAAATTACTGGCGCGTTTTGGTGGTCTAAGGGGGGTTGCTAACGCAAGCATTGAAGAGATAGCTAGCGTAGAGGGCGTTTCCTTAACTCTTGCCGAGCAAATTTATCGACAGCTTCACTAG
- the pgsA gene encoding CDP-diacylglycerol--glycerol-3-phosphate 3-phosphatidyltransferase has protein sequence MPFNLPIALTWLRVAAIPLLVAVFYLPNSWLTPFEKNLIAAIIFISAAITDWLDGFLARRLKQESAFGQFLDPVADKLIVAAALLVLLNMDRVQVWVALIIIGREITISALREWMALLGAGKSVAVHMVGKLKTTAQLVAIPFLLLNDTLFGWLNCAQVGTWLIWIASFLTLWSMFYYMKKALPQLVGKID, from the coding sequence ATGCCCTTTAATTTACCGATCGCCTTAACTTGGTTGCGTGTTGCAGCGATTCCACTGCTGGTGGCTGTCTTTTATCTTCCGAATAGTTGGCTGACTCCGTTTGAAAAGAATCTGATTGCAGCAATCATTTTTATCTCTGCTGCGATTACCGATTGGCTCGATGGTTTCTTAGCCCGTCGTTTAAAACAGGAATCAGCATTTGGACAGTTCTTAGATCCTGTCGCGGATAAGCTTATTGTTGCCGCTGCTTTGTTGGTGTTATTGAATATGGATCGTGTACAGGTTTGGGTAGCACTGATCATTATTGGTCGTGAAATTACGATCTCGGCATTAAGAGAGTGGATGGCTTTATTGGGCGCAGGTAAAAGTGTTGCTGTGCATATGGTTGGTAAGTTGAAAACAACGGCCCAGTTAGTGGCAATTCCTTTTTTATTGCTCAATGACACGCTGTTTGGTTGGCTCAATTGCGCTCAAGTTGGCACATGGTTAATTTGGATTGCATCCTTTTTAACGCTTTGGTCGATGTTTTATTACATGAAAAAGGCTTTACCGCAACTGGTAGGAAAAATTGACTAG
- the earP gene encoding elongation factor P maturation arginine rhamnosyltransferase EarP, which yields MRWDIFCQIVDNFGDAGVCWRLARSLSSIHGQEVRIFCDDLPVLNLLSSGIDSSIKQKIDIQPWEASYSNARHPVQTPDIVIEAFGCELPERYLAGLFVAPVKPLIINLEYLSAEPWVAEFHGKASPQSHGIPKYFFFPGFQDEVGGLLLDPIPPEGQLVVKQIPKDLKNIWSKLRPNAKRMSIFCYPGAPLKKWLENLAQRNEDIDILLAHGHIEQLNLYGEQPLTLPNHLQLLSMPFVSQDDFDWVLSQCDFNIVRGEDSFVRAQLAGKPFIWHIYPQEDRAHEVKLAAFLDLYLEEANQALRLATIAAMTWAMPDEWLDSLDTWKIHAEHWRAHLLQKQGDGGLPARLIRFVA from the coding sequence ATGCGTTGGGATATTTTCTGTCAAATCGTAGACAACTTTGGTGATGCTGGCGTTTGCTGGCGTCTAGCCCGTAGCTTATCAAGTATTCATGGGCAAGAGGTCCGTATATTTTGCGATGATCTACCAGTCCTTAATTTACTCTCATCGGGTATAGATTCTTCGATTAAACAAAAAATTGATATCCAGCCATGGGAAGCTAGTTACAGCAATGCTCGTCATCCCGTGCAAACTCCAGACATAGTTATTGAAGCTTTTGGCTGTGAACTGCCAGAGCGCTATCTGGCAGGTCTATTTGTCGCACCGGTTAAGCCCCTCATAATTAATCTAGAGTATCTCAGTGCGGAACCTTGGGTAGCTGAGTTCCACGGCAAAGCATCCCCCCAGTCTCACGGCATCCCCAAATACTTCTTCTTTCCCGGTTTTCAAGATGAAGTCGGTGGTCTATTGCTCGACCCCATTCCACCTGAAGGTCAGCTAGTTGTAAAGCAAATACCAAAAGATCTGAAAAATATTTGGTCAAAATTGCGCCCAAATGCTAAACGGATGAGTATTTTTTGCTATCCAGGCGCCCCTTTAAAAAAATGGCTAGAGAATTTAGCTCAGCGTAATGAAGACATTGATATCTTGCTTGCACATGGGCATATAGAGCAATTAAATCTCTATGGCGAGCAACCACTCACCTTACCAAACCATTTGCAATTATTGTCAATGCCATTTGTTTCTCAAGATGACTTTGATTGGGTCCTCTCCCAATGCGATTTCAATATCGTACGTGGCGAAGACTCTTTTGTGCGCGCACAGTTAGCCGGAAAACCTTTTATTTGGCATATTTACCCCCAAGAAGATCGAGCTCATGAAGTGAAATTAGCTGCATTTCTGGATCTCTATCTTGAAGAAGCAAACCAAGCCTTAAGACTTGCAACTATTGCGGCCATGACCTGGGCTATGCCCGATGAATGGCTAGATAGCCTAGATACCTGGAAGATCCATGCAGAGCACTGGCGAGCGCATTTACTCCAAAAACAAGGGGATGGAGGCTTGCCAGCGCGTTTAATCCGCTTCGTCGCTTAA